A window of the Kosakonia radicincitans DSM 16656 genome harbors these coding sequences:
- the tisB gene encoding type I toxin-antitoxin system toxin TisB — protein sequence MSGMELFILILKLIVALLQLLEAVLKFLR from the coding sequence ATGAGCGGAATGGAACTGTTTATTCTGATCCTGAAACTCATTGTTGCTTTGTTGCAACTGCTTGAAGCTGTCCTGAAATTCCTGCGTTAA
- the ivbL gene encoding ilvB operon leader peptide IvbL, translating to MNASTMSMNLLKTAHNAAVVVVRVVVVVGNAP from the coding sequence ATGAACGCTTCCACAATGTCGATGAACCTACTAAAAACCGCGCATAACGCCGCGGTGGTCGTCGTGCGTGTGGTGGTGGTCGTCGGCAATGCGCCGTAG